The genomic window AAGAAAAAGAGAGTTCTCTTCATCGATTTGCAAGACAGTTCGCAAGCCCACTTATATATGTACTTCTTGCAGCCTCACTTGTCACATTCATTCTCAAGGAATATGCAGATATGGCAGTGATCCTCGGTGTTATCCTTGCCAATGCTGTAATTGGTTTCATTCAGGAAAGGAAAGCTGAAAATGCACTTGAGTCCCTTGCAAAGATGCTTGTCCCCGAAACAAGCATCCTAAGGGACGGGCAAAGGATGATAATACATAGCCGGGAACTTGTTGCAGGCGATATCGCAATAATGGAAGCAGGAGATAGGATCCCTGCAGACCTGCGACTGATGTACGCAAAGAACCTTCGTATAGACGAATCCATGCTTACCGGTGAATCCACAGCTGTGGAGAAGAACATCGATCCCATAGAGACCAAAGGCCTTCCACTTGCAGAGCAGAAGAACATTGCATTTGGAGGCACACTGGTAACTCAGGGAAGCGGTCTTGGAATTGTGGTTGCTACGGGTTCTGAAAGTGAGATCGGAAAAATATCAGAACTCATCAGTAAAACAAAGAAGATCTCAACACCTCTTGTCAGGACTATCGACCAGATGGGAAAAACACTTGCTGTTGTGATCCTGGGACTGGCAATACTGACATTTATTATCGGAAGGCTCAGGGGATTCGATAATCTGGACATATTCTTCGCCTCTGTGAGCCTGGCGGTTGCAGCCATTCCTGAAGGACTGCCTGCACTCATTACCATCTCCCTGGCATTCGGAATAAAGCGAATGGCATCCCAAAATGCAATAATCCGGACAATGCCCGCTGTTGAAAGCCTTGGTTCGGCCACAGTAATCTGTTCTGACAAGACCGGTACGCTTACCAAGAACGAAATGACGGTAAGGAATATCCACACTTTAGAAGGGAAGTTCGATGTGACCGGTGTGGGATATAAAACAGAAGGAGATTTCGAACTTCAGGGGAAGAAAATCGATCCGCTTGAGCATCCCGCATTAATGGAAACGCTCAAAGCCGGAGCACTGTGTAATGACGCTTACCTGAGAGAAGAAGGTGGGATAGATGGCGATCCCACTGAAGGAGCACTTCTTGTATCTGCATCTAAAGCCGGAAAATTCTACATGCAAAGAGTTGACACCATCCCCTTCGAATCTGAAGAAAGGTTTATGGCAACATTGCATCAGGATGAAGAAAAAAATAGCTGGATATATGTCAAGGGATCTCCTGAAAAACTTATCGAACTTTGCAGCCATCAGTTCAGTGGAAAAGAACTGTCACCCATCGACCCGGAAAAGTTCCTTACAGCTGCAGAGGACATGGCATCTGAAGGTCTCAGGGTCATTGCAACAGCATACCGGAAATTAGAATCTGGAAAGGATGAGATCGAAGAGAAGGATACAAAGGACCTCATATTCCTTGGCCTCCAGGGAATGATTGATCCCCCAAGGGAAGAAGTAAAAAGATCCATCTTCAAGTGCAATAATGCCG from Methanococcoides methylutens includes these protein-coding regions:
- a CDS encoding cation-translocating P-type ATPase; the encoded protein is MSGEIKWYRVPVDEVLTLLDTDEDGITAEEAQIRLSKYGFNEVEVKEKESSLHRFARQFASPLIYVLLAASLVTFILKEYADMAVILGVILANAVIGFIQERKAENALESLAKMLVPETSILRDGQRMIIHSRELVAGDIAIMEAGDRIPADLRLMYAKNLRIDESMLTGESTAVEKNIDPIETKGLPLAEQKNIAFGGTLVTQGSGLGIVVATGSESEIGKISELISKTKKISTPLVRTIDQMGKTLAVVILGLAILTFIIGRLRGFDNLDIFFASVSLAVAAIPEGLPALITISLAFGIKRMASQNAIIRTMPAVESLGSATVICSDKTGTLTKNEMTVRNIHTLEGKFDVTGVGYKTEGDFELQGKKIDPLEHPALMETLKAGALCNDAYLREEGGIDGDPTEGALLVSASKAGKFYMQRVDTIPFESEERFMATLHQDEEKNSWIYVKGSPEKLIELCSHQFSGKELSPIDPEKFLTAAEDMASEGLRVIATAYRKLESGKDEIEEKDTKDLIFLGLQGMIDPPREEVKRSIFKCNNAGIRVIMITGDHILTGHTIARQLGIRTDGALSGSDIQGMSDEELTEALKTVSVFARTSPEDKSRIVGLLKQEGEVVAVTGDGINDAPALENADIGVAMGKSGTEVAKDASDMVLADDNFASIVNAVEEGRNVYSKIQKVILWTLPTNAAEGLAVLAAVILGLKNPPLLPLHILWINTVTALGLGVPITLEPMEKKLLNRPPRQPNEPLLLPVIKQRIVTVALLMVTATFLLYFFEMMKNGRDSNTAQTIALNTIVFFEIFYLFNCKSIYENVFRELFSNKFMLMGIALVVSLQVFITYNPTMNTILKTSPIDPMDWLIIVITASSVFFLIELEKYVKKKRKMN